The Tenebrio molitor chromosome 5, icTenMoli1.1, whole genome shotgun sequence genome has a segment encoding these proteins:
- the LOC138131123 gene encoding transcriptional adapter 2-alpha-like isoform X2, which yields MANANTDLTEEDAADLQFPKDEGPRFYSNSETDCVCASCACDLVAPYIYCALCKVNICAVCFSKGAEFGGHRNDHDYHIIRDDFPVFEGTDWTAREETVLLDSLQKYGNWNLIAKELPNRTLKEIKSHYDYFYLERRGSGRLPKVKETDAAVFLEPVVPYRCRISDTDEPPRYSPNTVGYKSLAGYNPARSDFECEFDSTAEDLLSNLKPVDRGDPHFDLVTNLQCSIIQIYNRRLVERQRWKRIIREHGLIILRKVHAWLHRYDVTITRPVYEKLIRFMQFCTPVQFEMLMEGLHRSGELKIQIVRLCELRQKGITSLADARLFLKLKQIHEKCENDLKAFHANTQLNWKLNNRNFPVDLQLTKKKAGFTPIEIIGMPGYEKLTVSERDLCRTVRLVPITYLELKEILIAENKKMGSIKLKTARKILKIDVNKTRRLFDFLVQEGYIVKPVS from the exons ATGGCGAACGCAAACACCGACCTGACGGAGGAAGACGCTGCCGACTTGCAGTTCCCCAAAG ACGAGGGCCCCCGTTTTTATTCAAACAGTGAGACAGATTGCGTTTGTGCGAGTTGTGCGTGTGATCTAGTGGCGCCTTATATTTACTGTGCGTTGTGCAAGGTGAACATTTGTGCGGTGTGTTTCTCGAAAGGTGCGGAGTTCGGGGGGCACCGGAACGACCACGATTATCACATAATCCGGGACGATTTTCCCGTGTTCGAAGGTACAGACTGGACGGCGAGGGAGGAAACGGTGTTATTGGACTCGTTGCAGAAGTATGGCAACTGGAATTTAATCGCGAAAGAGTTGCCAAATCGGACTCTCAAAGAGATTAAATCGCATTACGATTATTTCTATCTGGAAAGGCGCGGGTCCGGTCGATTGCCCAAAGTAAAAGAGACCGACGCGGCGGTTTTTCTCGAACCGGTTGTGCCCTACAGGTGTAGAATAAGTGATACGGACGAGCCCCCCAGGTACTCGCCCAATACCGTGGGGTACAAGTCGTTGGCGGGTTATAACCCCGCGAGGTCCGATTTCGAGTGCGAGTTCGACTCCACCGCCGAAGATTTGTTGTCCAATTTGAAACCGGTCGATCGAGGTGACCCCCATTTTGATTTGGTCACGAACCTGCAGTGCTCCATCATCCAGATTTACAACAGACGACTGGTGGAGAGGCAGCGCTGGAAGCGCATCATTCGAGAGCACGGCCTGATCATTTTGAGGAAAGTTCACGCGTGGTTGCACCGCTACGACGTCACCATCACGCGCCCCGTCTACGAGAAACTGATCAGGTTCATGCAGTTCTGCACTCCCGTCCAATTTGAGATGCTGATGGAGGGGCTGCACCGCAGCGGGGAGCTCAAAATCCAAATCGTAAG ATTGTGCGAGTTGCGCCAGAAAGGAATCACGTCCTTGGCCGACGCCCGCTTGTTCCTCAAGCTGAAACAGATCCACGAAAAGTGCGAGAACGACTTGAAGGCGTTCCACGCGAACACCCAGCTGAACTGGAAGCTGAACAACCGGAACTTCCCGGTGGATCTTCAGCTGACCAAGAAGAAAGCCGGATTCACCCCGATCGAAATAATCGGGATGCCGGGATACGAAAAGCTTACTGTCTCGGAGCGGGATTTGTGTCGTACGGTGCGGCTCGTCCCCATCACGTACTTGGAGTTGAAGGAGATCCTCATCGCCGAGAACAAAAAGATGGGGTCGATCAAGCTGAAGACGGCGAGGAAGATACTAAAGATCGACGTGAACAAGACTCGCCGGTTGTTCGATTTTCTAGTGCAGGAGGGCTACATCGTGAAGCCGGTGTCATGA
- the LOC138131123 gene encoding transcriptional adapter 2-alpha-like isoform X1 yields the protein MANANTDLTEEDAADLQFPKDEGPRFYSNSETDCVCASCACDLVAPYIYCALCKVNICAVCFSKGAEFGGHRNDHDYHIIRDDFPVFEGTDWTAREETVLLDSLQKYGNWNLIAKELPNRTLKEIKSHYDYFYLERRGSGRLPKVKETDAAVFLEPVVPYRCRISDTDEPPRYSPNTVGYKSLAGYNPARSDFECEFDSTAEDLLSNLKPVDRGDPHFDLVTNLQCSIIQIYNRRLVERQRWKRIIREHGLIILRKVHAWLHRYDVTITRPVYEKLIRFMQFCTPVQFEMLMEGLHRSGELKIQIIVRVAPERNHVLGRRPLVPQAETDPRKVRERLEGVPREHPAELEAEQPELPGGSSADQEESRIHPDRNNRDAGIRKAYCLGAGFVSYGAARPHHVLGVEGDPHRREQKDGVDQAEDGEEDTKDRREQDSPVVRFSSAGGLHREAGVMIVFKMF from the exons ATGGCGAACGCAAACACCGACCTGACGGAGGAAGACGCTGCCGACTTGCAGTTCCCCAAAG ACGAGGGCCCCCGTTTTTATTCAAACAGTGAGACAGATTGCGTTTGTGCGAGTTGTGCGTGTGATCTAGTGGCGCCTTATATTTACTGTGCGTTGTGCAAGGTGAACATTTGTGCGGTGTGTTTCTCGAAAGGTGCGGAGTTCGGGGGGCACCGGAACGACCACGATTATCACATAATCCGGGACGATTTTCCCGTGTTCGAAGGTACAGACTGGACGGCGAGGGAGGAAACGGTGTTATTGGACTCGTTGCAGAAGTATGGCAACTGGAATTTAATCGCGAAAGAGTTGCCAAATCGGACTCTCAAAGAGATTAAATCGCATTACGATTATTTCTATCTGGAAAGGCGCGGGTCCGGTCGATTGCCCAAAGTAAAAGAGACCGACGCGGCGGTTTTTCTCGAACCGGTTGTGCCCTACAGGTGTAGAATAAGTGATACGGACGAGCCCCCCAGGTACTCGCCCAATACCGTGGGGTACAAGTCGTTGGCGGGTTATAACCCCGCGAGGTCCGATTTCGAGTGCGAGTTCGACTCCACCGCCGAAGATTTGTTGTCCAATTTGAAACCGGTCGATCGAGGTGACCCCCATTTTGATTTGGTCACGAACCTGCAGTGCTCCATCATCCAGATTTACAACAGACGACTGGTGGAGAGGCAGCGCTGGAAGCGCATCATTCGAGAGCACGGCCTGATCATTTTGAGGAAAGTTCACGCGTGGTTGCACCGCTACGACGTCACCATCACGCGCCCCGTCTACGAGAAACTGATCAGGTTCATGCAGTTCTGCACTCCCGTCCAATTTGAGATGCTGATGGAGGGGCTGCACCGCAGCGGGGAGCTCAAAATCCAAATC ATTGTGCGAGTTGCGCCAGAAAGGAATCACGTCCTTGGCCGACGCCCGCTTGTTCCTCAAGCTGAAACAGATCCACGAAAAGTGCGAGAACGACTTGAAGGCGTTCCACGCGAACACCCAGCTGAACTGGAAGCTGAACAACCGGAACTTCCCGGTGGATCTTCAGCTGACCAAGAAGAAAGCCGGATTCACCCCGATCGAAATAATCGGGATGCCGGGATACGAAAAGCTTACTGTCTCGGAGCGGGATTTGTGTCGTACGGTGCGGCTCGTCCCCATCACGTACTTGGAGTTGAAGGAGATCCTCATCGCCGAGAACAAAAAGATGGGGTCGATCAAGCTGAAGACGGCGAGGAAGATACTAAAGATCGACGTGAACAAGACTCGCCGGTTGTTCGATTTTCTAGTGCAGGAGGGCTACATCGTGAAGCCGGTGTCATGATCGTGTTCAAGatgttttaa
- the LOC138131123 gene encoding DNA-directed RNA polymerase II subunit Rpb4-like isoform X4, with protein sequence MANANTDLTEEDAADLQFPKEFENAETLLISEVHMLLEHRKAQNESAEDEQEFSDVFMKTLTYTDRFRKFKNKETISAVRNLLMQKKLHKFELAAIANLCPETTEEAKSLIPSLEGRFEDEELQAVLDDIQTKRSIQY encoded by the exons ATGGCGAACGCAAACACCGACCTGACGGAGGAAGACGCTGCCGACTTGCAGTTCCCCAAAG AGTTCGAGAACGCCGAGACTTTGCTCATATCGGAGGTCCACATGTTGCTGGAGCACCGGAAGGCGCAGAACGAGTCGGCGGAAGACGAACAAGAGTTCTCGGACGTGTTCATGAAGACGCTCACCTACACGGACAGGTTCAGGAAGTTCAAGAACAAGGAAACGATCTCGGCGGTTCGgaa TTTGTTGATGCAGAAGAAGTTGCACAAGTTCGAGTTGGCCGCGATTGCCAATTTGTGTCCCGAGACGACCGAAGAGGCAAAGTCTTTGATTCCATCGTTGGAGGGAAGATTCGAGGATGAAGAGTTGCAAGCCGTGCTGGACGACATTCAAACCAAGCGTAGCATACAGTACTGA